The Schizosaccharomyces pombe strain 972h- genome assembly, chromosome: I genome contains a region encoding:
- the din1 gene encoding RNA NAD-cap (NAD-forming) hydrolase/RNA pyrophosphohydrolase Din1, protein MLREFSFYDVPPAHVPPVSEPLEIACYSLSRDRELLLDDSKLSYYYPPPLFSDLNTGFPNRFHPPKSDPDPISIVKDVLMTKGIQMNSSFLTWRGLITKIMCAPLDPRNHWETYLVMDPTSGIIMMEERTRSETSYANQDRMCYWGYKFEAISTLPEIWDACSRDQIEQRDNQDVVPDEQYCSIVKINIGKSKLILAGEVDCIWDKKPCSAKESDVHSDDGTIEEDASNAENPNLHYVELKTSKKYPLENYGMRKKLLKYWAQSFLLGIGRIIIGFRDDNGILIEMKELFTHQIPKMLRPYFKPNDWTPNRLLVVLEHALEWIKQTVKQHPPSTEFTLSYTGGSKLVLRQII, encoded by the coding sequence ATGCTTCGTGAATTTTCGTTTTACGATGTGCCTCCTGCTCACGTGCCACCGGTTTCGGAGCCTTTGGAAATTGCCTGTTATAGTTTATCGAGAGATCGCGAACTGCTGCTTGATGATAGCAAGTTAAGTTATTATTATCCTCCACCGTTATTTTCCGATCTGAACACGGGATTTCCTAATAGGTTTCACCCTCCTAAATCCGACCCTGATCCTATTTCTATTGTAAAGGACGTGCTCATGACTAAAGGCATTCAGATGAATTCCAGCTTTCTTACTTGGCGTGGtttaattacaaaaattatgTGCGCTCCTTTGGATCCCAGAAACCATTGGGAAACTTATCTGGTTATGGATCCCACCAGTGGAATTATTATGATGGAAGAGCGAACTCGATCGGAAACTAGTTATGCCAACCAAGACCGAATGTGTTACTGGGGTTATAAGTTTGAAGCCATTTCCACACTTCCGGAAATATGGGATGCTTGTTCGAGAGACCAAATTGAGCAACGTGACAACCAAGATGTTGTGCCCGACGAGCAGTATTGCTCCATTGTCAAGATCAATATCGGCAAGTCAAAATTGATACTCGCAGGCGAGGTCGATTGTATTTGGGACAAAAAGCCCTGCAGTGCTAAAGAAAGCGATGTTCATAGTGATGATGGAAcaattgaagaagatgcATCCAATGCCGAAAATCCCAACCTGCATTACGTTGAGCTCAAGACCTCCAAAAAGTACCCCCTTGAGAACTATGGAATGAGAAAAAAGCTATTAAAGTACTGGGCAcaaagttttttattagGAATTGGTCGTATTATAATTGGATTTCGCGATGATAATGGCATCTTAATAGAAATGAAGGAACTTTTTACGCATCAAATACCTAAAATGTTGCGCCCTTACTTCAAACCAAATGATTGGACTCCCAATCGTCTCTTGGTAGTTCTTGAGCATGCGTTAGAATGGATTAAGCAAACCGTAAAGCAACATCCCCCTTCAACCGAGTTTACACTTTCTTATACTGGCGGTTCCAAACTTGTTTTACgacaaataatttaa
- the ctf8 gene encoding DNA replication factor C complex subunit Ctf8, whose amino-acid sequence MSEIRLIRAINDELYLVEVQATLERKADSLHIGDLKIIKEKNSEKKKATLTVGNQYMEGVVESLKKPLAVLQKTNADPVDVYSSPSHELKCCSIIRERIRFSSRPLPTK is encoded by the exons ATGTCAGAAATCCGTCTTATAAGAGCAATTAATGATGAGCTTTACCTCGTTGAGGTTCAAGCGACAttggaaagaaaagcaGATTCGTTGCATATAGgagatttaaaaatcattaaa GAAAAAAACTccgaaaagaaaaaagctaCACTTACTGTTGGCAATCAGTATATGGAGGGCGTGGTTGAATCGTTGAAAAAACCACTAGCTGTTTTGCAAAAGACGAACGCTGATCCTGTCGATGTCTATTCCTCACCTTCACATGAACTGAAATGTTGCTCAATTATTAGGGAAAGGATACGATTTAGTTCACGCCCTTTGCCTACtaagtaa
- the imp3 gene encoding U3 snoRNP-associated protein Imp3, with protein MRILKHHEQKLLRKVDFLNYKNDDNNHRDVMVMRRYHISKREEYQKYNIICGKFRQLAHRLSLLDPTDPFRLQYENLLLEKLFDMGILPSKSKMSDIENKANVSAICRRRLPVIMCKLRMSQVVSEATRLIEQGHVRVGPHVITDPAYLVTRSLEDFVTWTDTSKIKRTIAKYNDKLDDYDLL; from the exons ATGAGAATTTTAAAGCACC ATGagcaaaagcttttgagaaaagttgattttctcaattacaaaaatgaTGATAACAATCATCGCGATGTGATGGTTATGAGACGTTATCACATTTCCAAACGGGaagaatatcaaaaatacaATATTATTTGCGGAAAGTTTCGCCAGCTGGCTCACCGGTTATCACTTCTTGATCCCACTGATCCATTTCGCCTTCAGTATGAAAATTTGCTGTTAGAAAAGCTATTTGATATGGGAATTCTTCCATCTAAGTCCAAAATGTCAGatatagaaaataaagcaaatgtCTCTGCTATATGTCGCCGTCGTTTACCTGTTATCATGTGTAAATTGCGCATGTCACAAGTCGTATCTGAAGCTACTCGTCTTATTGAACAGGGCCATGTTCGCGTCGGTCCTCACGTTATTACCGATCCAGCATATCTCGTTACCAGAAGTTTAGAAGATTTCGTCACGTGGACCGACACTTCTAAAATTAAGCGTACTATTGCCAAATACAATGATAAG CTTGATGATTATGAtcttctttaa